One Triticum dicoccoides isolate Atlit2015 ecotype Zavitan chromosome 4B, WEW_v2.0, whole genome shotgun sequence genomic window carries:
- the LOC119294491 gene encoding beta-amylase 2, chloroplastic-like, which produces MRPTCRAVARACLRAIPAVRRPHVSPRRATVPAITPSHASHAPTLAYTRALPVPHTARRRVGPMLRLDPMGGAVKEEGEDEDSDEEDDFLVADAAAGDEQRHPERRRGRGREEKERTKARERRRRAVTGRILAGLRRHGGFGLRSRADVNEVVAALARHAGWVVLPDGTTFPSSHPQTPRPAMPAPALSLSSPSAAATATQTTLLPVSSSCAPGIAVPPLAARPISRRAGCAPALRTAAASSPPFAVSRAVPEGGPASPLLAVPVPDDEDADAAMDGGDGGEQTGLATRPVVAPPRPPPERDFAGTPYVPVYVMLPLGVVSVKGEVAEADELVAQLRVLKAAGVDGVMVDCWWGNVEAHRPQEYNWAGYKRLFHIIRDLKLKLQVVMSFHECGGNVGDDVSIPLPEWVIEIGKSNPDIYFTDREGRRNSECLSWGIDKERVLQGRTAVEVYFDFMRSFRVEFDEYFEDGIISEIEVGLGACGELRYPSYAANHGWKYPGIGEFQCYDRYLQKNLRRAAEARGHAMWAKSPDNAGHYNSEPNNTGFFCDGGDYDSYYGRFFLNWYAEVLLDHADRVLMLARLAFEGSAIAVKVSGIHWWYKTASHAAELTAGFYNPCNRDGYAPIAQVLKKHGAALNFTCVELRTMDQHEVYPEALADPEGLVWQVLNAAWDAGIQVASENALPCYDRDGFNKTLENAKPRNDPDGRHLFGFTYLRLCSTLFEGPNLPEFERFVKRMHGEAVHDLRA; this is translated from the exons ATGCGCCCCACGTGCCGGGCCGTTGCGCGCGCGTGCCTCCGCGCCATCCCGGCCGTCCGTCGCCCACACGTGTCGCCGCGCCGTGCCACCGTGCCAGCCATAACCCCGTCGCACGCCTCGCACGCGCCAACCCTAGCGTACACGCGTGCCCTGCCCGTTCCCCACACGGCACGGCGGCGCGTCGGCCCGATGCTGCGGCTGGATCCGATGGGCGGGGCCGtcaaggaggagggggaggatgaAGATTCTGACGAAGAGGACGACTTCTTGGTCGCCgacgcggcggccggcgacgagcaGCGGCATCCGGAGCGGCGGAGGGGACGGGGGAGGGAGGAGAAGGAGCGGACCAAGgcgcgggagcggcggcggcgggcggtgacGGGGCGGATCCTGGCGGGGCTGCGGCGGCACGGCGGCTTCGGGCTCCGCTCCCGCGCCGACGTCAACGAGGTCGTCGCCGCGCTCGCCCGCCACGCCGGCTGGGTCGTCCTCCCCGACGGCACCACCTTCCCCTCCTCCCACCCCCAG ACGCCGCGCCCCGCCATGCCCGCACcggccctctccctctcctccccctccgccgccgccaccgccacccagaCGACGCTGCTCCCGGTCTCCTCCTCCTGCGCGCCAGGCATCGCCGTGCCCCCGCTCGCCGCGCGCCCGATCTCGCGCCGCGCCGGGTGCGCCCCCGCGCTCcggaccgccgccgcctcctccccgcccTTCGCGGTGTCGCGCGCCGTGCCCGAGGGCGGCCCCGCGTCGCCGCTGCTCGCCGTGCCGGTGCCCGACGACGAGGACGCGGACGCTGCCatggacggcggcgacgggggcgaGCAGACGGGCCTCGCGACGCGCCCGGTGGTGGCCCCGCCGCGGCCACCGCCCGAGCGGGACTTCGCCGGCACGCCCTACGTGCCCGTCTACGTCATGCTCCCG CTCGGGGTGGTGAGCGTGAAGGGCGAGGTGGCGGAGGCCGACGAGCTGGTGGCGCAGCTGCGGGTGCTCAAGGCGGCGGGCGTCGATGGCGTCATGGTCGACTGCTGGTGGGGCAACGTCGAGGCGCACCGCCCGCAGGAGTACAACTGGGCCGGCTACAAGCGCCTCTTCCACATCATCAGGGACCTCAAGCTCAAGCTGCAG GTGGTCATGTCGTTCCATGAGTGCGGAGGCAACGTCGGGGACGACGTGTCCATTCCTCTCCCGGAATGGGTGATAGAGATAGGAAAGAGCAACCCGGACATCTACTTCACCGACAGGGAGGGCAGGCGTAACTCGGAGTGCCTTTCGTGGGGCATCGATAAAGAAAGGGTTCTACAAGGCCGAACTGCGGTCGAG GTGTACTTTGACTTCATGAGAAGCTTCCGAGTAGAATTTGACGAGTATTTCGAGGATGGGATCATTTCAGAAATTGAGGTTGGACTAGGGGCTTGTGGAGAGTTACGGTATCCATCTTATGCAGCAAACCATGGCTGGAAATACCCTGGCATTGGAGAATTTCAG TGCTATGACAGGTACTTGCAGAAAAATCTGAGGAGGGCCGCAGAAGCACGAGGACACGCCATGTGGGCCAAGTCACCAGACAACGCAGGCCACTATAATTCTGAACCAAACAACACTGGATTTTTCTGTGACGGAGGAGATTATGATAGCTATTATGGCCGGTTCTTCCTCAACTGGTACGCCGAAGTGTTGCTGGATCATGCAGACCGTGTGCTGATGCTAGCCAGGTTGGCCTTTGAAGGCTCGGCTATTGCTGTCAAG GTGTCAGGCATACACTGGTGGTACAAAACTGCCAGCCATGCTGCTGAGCTGACTGCTGGGTTCTACAACCCATGTAACCGCGATGGCTACGCTCCAATTGCTCAAGTATTGAAAAAGCATGGTGCGGCGTTGAACTTCACCTGCGTTGAGCTGCGCACCATGGATCAGCATGAGGTGTACCCTGAGGCCTTGGCAGATCCAGAGGGCTTGGTATGGCAG GTGCTGAATGCTGCGTGGGATGCCGGGATACAAGTGGCCAGCGAGAACGCCCTGCCTTGCTACGACAGGGACGGCTTCAACAAGACCTTGGAGAACGCCAAGCCGCGAAACGACCCGGATGGGCGGCACCTGTTCGGGTTCACCTACCTGAGGCTCTGCAGCACCCTCTTCGAGGGACCCAACCTCCCCGAGTTTGAGCGTTTCGTCAAGAGGATGCACG GCGAAGCGGTTCATGACTTGAGGGCGTAG